TGAGATCAAGAGACTGAAAGAGAAACAGTCAAAGATCTGAAGATTAATGACACTACACACGTATAAAatgcataattatacataaatacttatatatagatacacaaatacctgcatatagtgtatatatatatacattatataacatatatatatacattatataatatatatatatacatatataatatatatatatatatatatataagtgagtatCTGTATAacatatggatataatatatatatacatatatatatattcatatacacacacacattcatacaaatgtgtgtatgtgtgagtttgtatgaaacattatatacacaaactcacacacacacacacacacacatgcacacacatacacactcacacaacatacatgtgtgtgtgagaagtaaGCAACTGAACCACAGTCAcgcttgtgtgcatatatgtgacaCACTATGTGATGAGGCTGAAAATGAGATGGtattggtcacagctggaatgtctttgatcgtagATTTGCCAGATCAGGGCTGGCTTGCAGCAAAGCATCGATAATGAAGCAGAGGAGAGTTGAAAATATTGACTATGTATGGTGAATGGACATGAAACTGATAAAGGAAAAAGGatggggtgagagagaaagggagagagagatggagagagagagagagagatggagagagagagagagagatggagagagagagagagagagaaacaaagagcaaGAGATGTGACTGAAGAGGAGGTGAGATGAGTAATAGAGAAACAGGTGgaggaaagaggggaaaaaaacaggTGAAAAATAGAAGGAGGGGGAAAAGATGGAGAGCAGGCAGAGGATGAGGTGGgaggaagagacagaaagagagagagagagaatgggaaaaggggagagagagagggaatgggaaaaggggagagagagagagtaaagaagtgATTTCAGAGAGATTTTTTAAATGATAGAAGTGAAGGAGGGGGAAGAAGGAGTAAGTTgaaaatagagagagggggaaagagaaaaagaaagaggagaaagagagagagagagagggagtaagggTGTGAGTGAGATCAAGAGACTGAAAGAGAAACAGTCAAAGATCTGAAGATTAatgacactacacacacacacacgtataaaatgcataattatacataaatacttatatatagatacacaaatacctgcatatagtgtatatatatatacattatataacatatatatatacattatataatatatatatatacattatataatatatatatatgtacactcacacatatatcaatacaaaatatatatatatatatatagagagagagagagatacataaatacatatatacacacacacacacacgagaaacCTGTTAATTTCATGAGAAACTCTCTACCATTGTATTTCAAAGAATGGATTAAGGTTCCATTGATATGACTTAGAGATTAGCAGCCATATTAAATCCATTTCCTCTCGTATGTTAATAAACATATTGACAATCCCACCCAAGACCACTGTATcctgattccctctctctctctctccctttctaacaGTGTAGGTTTAGCTAAGGGTAATCCAGGGAGTTATTGATTTAAACCTCATTATTAAGGAAGCAAACACAATTGATTTTTTGGGAGTTTCCCTCTGAAATTCCAGTAATTTCTAGAACTTGGGCAATCATGATTGATCAGGGGAATAAGGATAGGGTAAGGATGGGAGGTTATTAGTTGATATCCCAACAGTGGCACTGTACTGTGATCAAGGTTCAAATCTAAATGTCTCTGAAGGCCTCTGTATTGTTGATCCTTGGTTTCAATATCATGTGTCACTTACTGCAAAGGTACAGAGTTCTTAACCAGAGTTTGAGAGGTACAGGGTTTGATTCTCTGTAGCAGCCTGCAAGCCAATTTTTTAAGGTGACGAGCAAGTAGAACCATTAgtacacctggcaaaatgcttagtggcattttgtccgtcttagtGTTCTGAATtccaattccgccaaggtcacctttgcctttcatcctcatggggttgatgaaataagtaccaattgaatactggggttgatgtaattggtttaACTCCTCGCTCGAAATTTCAGACTTAAtgccaaaatataaaaccaatatTATGGATTCAATGAGAGATTATGCTCCCCTGGATGTGACACCAGTCTATCATAAGTGATATCACTCAGATGATCTGATGGTACCTATTGACAGTTAGGGTAAACTGAGATAATACAGAATACAGCGTACTATCATAGAGCCCCAGATGatgtgtttatagtgatcaaatatttgtgctgtacattagttcACTGCCTCTATCATGTTGAAATTACTTGTACAAAGGCACAGTGTGCCACATGTCATATCCTGAAGAGATCGCAGAGCAACACAaggtgaagtgtcttgctcaagaacacgaagTACCATTccgtctaggaattgaaaccatgaccttgCAACCGTGAGCGCAATGTCCCACTGTTAGGCCATGTGGTCAGTACTAATGtactaaacatgtgtgtgtgtgtgtgtgtagcaatgcCATCATCAATATAGAGGAACTACTCAATCAGGAGGAAATTGTAATTCTCAGATACGGGaaacagctgctgctgttgccaagGATATAAatacgcgtgtgcatgtatgtagatatctttatatgtttatatacacaaacataaagataAGTTAAAGCACACATCTTTATGTAATAAATCACATATAAGATGAATCTAGATAAAATATAATCACATACTTCaatagtgtgtgtgagagagagaatgtatgtgatgtagtggttagtgtgttaGGTTCTTGTTTGTGAGGTCGTGGCTTTGATGAAAAACGAATTCTGCTATTCTAGTTCTTGTACTGACCTCACTCTTTCCAGTTGCTACATTCTGGGATGTTCCACTTCCATCAGATCAAGTATGAGAAGGTTGAGAGGGAAATGGTGTTTATTCATCACTATTCAGGCACCTGTAAAACAATTTACTATGAAGGTATACCTATGTGTGAGTGATGGCTTTgagctttacatatatattgttggatcaggtaatgaaggtcacggagagggtcatagcccaactaattagggaaagagtaagtttagatgagatgcagtttgggttcgtgccagggaaaagcaccactgatgctatatttctggtaagacagctgcaggagaaatacctagacAAAGATAAACCTcagtacctggctttcgttgacatggagaaagcctttgacagggttctccgatcccttatctggtggtcaatgaggaaactagggatagatgaatggttagtgagagctgtgcaagccatgtacagggacactgtcagttaggtgagggttggcaacaagtacagtgaagaattccgggtagaggtaggggtctatcaaggttcagtcctcagccctctcctatttatcatagtcctccaggtaataacggagaaattcaagacaggatgctcctgggagctcctctatgctgatgaccttgctctaattgctgagtcactatcagaactagaggagaagtttcaggtgtggaagcaaggattagaattgaagggccttagagtcaacctaactAAAaccaaagtttatatatatatatattccggcaTGGCTGCAGCCTAAGAGCTGGGATGTATAAAAGAATACATCTGTTATCTTTCACTTggttcagtcactggactgcggccatgctggggcactgtcttgaagaatttttagtcaaatgaatcaactctaacacttagttttttttaaagcctggtacatattctatcagtttctgttactgaactgctaagttacagggatgtaaacacagatgtaaacacagatgtcaagtggtggtggtggggaattggacacaaagacacatacacacctatagacgatgggcttctttcagtttccatctaccaagtcttctcacaaggctctggttggccttgGAGCAaccagaagacatttgcccaaggtgtcacaaagtgggtctgaacccagaatcatgtggttagcaAACAAGTTTTTTatcacgcagccatgcctgcacctatgtatatatatatatctgatgtatAAGATAAGATAAAACTCACAAACATAATTTTGTCTCATTTTACAGTATTATTGTTTAAAAGAAATGACACGGCTACCCTACTTTGATAAAGTGATATCTACGGGTACATGGCACATCCGTTACACTCCTACTCACACATCAGCTTAAGTAATTTCTCATATTCTTTGGGATGAAATTTTATACCcaagaatattttttatatttttttcattcttctgcTATTgcacttgtgttttttttttaattgtgtttttttctttcctctcattTCAAATATGCAGAAGGGATCTGTTGGTATATTTACTTATTACCCACCTATCTATCTCTTACATTCCTATATTTATCTACAAATATCCGTTTACCTAAAATCTTACATCATTACTGCTGTGAGAGGTAAccaaaataaacaacagcaaaataatctcattatataaagaaaagaaggaaggaaaatgggacaagaaaaaaaaaatcgttcaTTCTTGCGCAGCACtattgggtctgctgtaggcaatatgtgctttttgtggggtctgggggTAGCAAATGGAAGGGCCCCACCCTGGGCAGCttacactctagctatgctagtgggtATAGTCCATCTGACGGAAGTATGGTTCCTGCCTACACAATATCATTTATAAGCCTTGGGTTGATTTGATGCTATAGCATGAGACACTTGCACGAGGTGCTCTGGAACCATGCTCTCTGGGTACCTCATTCCATTGACAGAACCTATCAAGTCTTCATTTGAAGATGACTATtacagaatttaaaattttaacatttccCCAGTaaaaatccataaaaaaaaaataacgaaaaatatcCATTTGAGTGAATTCTGCAGGTATGcacagtactgcctgactggcatataaaaagcaccattcgagtgtggtcaaaGCCAGTCCCACcgaactggctcccatgctggtggtgcataaaaagttctcactacactctcagagtggctggcattaggaagggtatacagctgtagaaaccttgccagatcagattggagcctggcgcagcctcctggcttgccagttctcagtcaaaccgtccaacccatgcaagcatggaaagcggatgttaaacgatattgatgatgatatatatatatatatatatatatatatatatatatatatgtgtgtgtgtgttaataacacGTATAAGGATGTGCTATAAGGAGCATTGGCCAGGAGGAACTGATGTCATCAGACAGTATCCAACAATCCTCAGGTGTTTCAACCCTGAACCGTAACATCCTCCTATTGGTGGGTCAGCAGAGATGGCCAAGTCACTGCTCCTCATGGCTTCCAGCTTATCTCTTCTCTCTTGCTCCAAAGCCAACAAGAGGCTCTTTCAGATTCCTTTCCCATCCTGCGCACAGTGCTCCCACCCTTCACTTCttattccatatgtgtgtgtgtgtgatgtatgcgtttatgtgctTAGAGAGTATACCTatgaaagtcctctccccacccctcggaaaatattttccccacaaatttctttataatcgtatataaaggtatttatataaaatttcattaaaagatatccattttccatacattacgagggaaaaaatcggatcttgtgaattttcctaaCATCCTCTCCCCACACCCGGTTCGTTAGcgcaaatatttgttttatattcgttcaatacagattttttttacatctattacactttttcttttgttttggtgGCCGGGTGCTAAACattaaccaaaaagaaaaaataataataaagcctggagttgatttatttgactaaactttcaaggtggtgccccagcattgccgcagtcaaataaatgaaacaagtcaaagattaAAGATAGTGTAAattacatcattaaaaaaaaaaaattcaagtttcATTCTGTAAgtatcatgtatgtgtgcgcccacttatcattattattattattattattattattatttctaattaaattcCAGTATAATCGTAATCCataccatctgaaaggtatttgtagaaaagttCCTTAATAAATACccatatttctgaaaataatgaggaaacaaagtcaactcGTGTGAATTATCCGAAACTCTTCGACTAACCCAACACCTCCGAAAAATCTTTTCataacaaattccgatataatcgtaattATACCATCTGAAATGGATTTGTAGAAAATCtcgttaaaaaaatattcatttttcataaagTGACGAAGAAACAAAGTTAATGATGGCATTGCTAAATTTTGTTTAGGCATGCCATCATTTAAATCTTCTGtctacagttatatatttaaCACCCACGTCGCAAAAAAAAAGTTGAACAACAAAATGAACTTGATTATTTTTGAGCTTGAATTATTAAGATTCCATCAAATTTTATTTCACCaccattttcattaaatttatcaTGAATATGAAGTAATTTCGATGATTTCGGAAATTTTCTTGTTTGCAAAATATGCCTCCCCCAGAATATGCGAATAACAATCGCTCAAATGCCATATTGATCTTCTTAACAAATAAAGACACGCCATTTTTAATAGTGTATTATTTAAGACTTTGTTTTCAATGAATTTCTTCAATCAAAATGaattcgaaggcggcgagctggcagaatcgttagcacgctgggcgaaatgcgtagccgtatttcgtctgccgctacgttctgagttcaaattccgccgaggtcgactttgcctttcatcctttaggggtcgattaaataagttccagttacgcactggggtcgatataatcgacttaatccctttttctgtccttgtttgtctcctctatgtttagccccttgtgggtagtaaagaaattgatatttattctagttttacgttctgagttcaaatcccaccgaagtccactttgtctttcatcctttcagggataaaataccagtcgaacactgggatcgatgtaatcgattatcaccttcccataaaatttcaagccttgtgcttgtAAGTAGAACGAAAGCAATTCGATTTCTTCTTGAAAACTTGGCGCACCCTTTCCTTTGTTTAAAGGTGTGCGCACACGCATAGGTGCACAATTTAGAGGAAACCTTGGCCATGACAATCTACGCTAGCGAGTTAGTCGTGTAATGTCGCTGGTGTTCCTATCATGCATTAAAACACCAATTATATCACGTCAAAATCGGCAATGTCgctgtttaaaaaagaaaattttgataaaatgctctttgttttcttatagcataatgaaaatatttttaaagaaacaaaCCCAATACATTCACCAATTACAATTACGGCCGAGCAAATAAGCTCATCGGATCGTTTTGTTATTGTAATGATTGAGTTCAGAAAGTGTGACAGTGTATCAAATCACCATATCGTGGAAAAGCCATTCTAACCATCTAATAACACGGAGAACTGATACCTTTTCTTTAAATCTAACTCTTTTCCTGACCAAAGCATTTGTCCTGAGCGCCCATGCTTGTTGTTAGACTTTTAGTTAGCCTTGATTTCATACGTtctgagcaatatatatatatataggaatgtgcaTCATATACGATGCATGGACATTAGAGAAATATGTCCTGTATATCCTATGCGATACACAAGACAGGTAAAGAGTTAAAGTTTCTGTCGTAGTTGTGCGACAGAAATTCTGACCCTTCgtgaaatgaattttaatttagaGTGAATTTAACAGCTTTGTGTGTCGCTAGATGGTTTGGAATGGATCTTTCGTCAGACCAGCCGATATTTGCCGAGGCACTTCCAGATATGTTCATCGTTATTTCTATTGGATTCTTGAAGTACTCaatcatattttaaaatctttgatATATTATCACATAATTGATATTAAAATCCAGCATTAACTTTGAAGACACGATTTattgagagaaaaaggaagaatataaaaataaaatgtgcttgaataataatatttatgacgACACGcttaaataataacatttatggTCCCAATGATGTGATGTCTAAAATAAAGAacgaaaaaatttcaataaatgaaaatttgGAGAAACGTAAATATTGTAACGAAAGTATTTTTCAAACATGTCCACTGTTTAGATTTTAGTCTAATCTATTGGGTTTACCCTTCTCCAGGGCGATTCACGTTCAAGACTAACTGAAGCTGTCGTAATTCTTTGCTCTAAGTCAATCTTGATGTCGCTTTTTCCTTATGTGCAAAGGAATTCGTGAATATTATCCAACGTAGCCTCCTCTAAGAAGATggagtgtggtttgagggagatttagctgctatctcTAACAAGTCATATGGAGTGTAACGGTTTAGTCGTTGGTGAAGGCGGTGCCTCAACTAATTTGGTGCGACTGTGTTGAGCAGCGAGATCAGACAGGTGGTTCAATTAAATTAATGAGGTGTTACAGGTGGATTAACCTCATTGGGCAGAAGTGagaaaaagggagataatttgaAGTTAATTATGGGCACCTGTCACGAAATTTGGCCGCCTCCCCCCGAATATAATAAAAGGCAATTCACTTGAGCTGGAATTGGAATGTTGGGTAACTTCGTGGAACTGCTGTGAACTAAAAGGCAAACGAAATATTTCTTCACAAATAACTGCCGCCAGTaagaatttgaatttattttatgataattattatttaaaaaaaaggaaaaaattatgggGGACAACAACTTGTCTAATGTTATAAGTATTAATAACAAGCCGAGAACCGAAGTGGATTTATATTTGGATAGCTTAGGATTATGGCGTAAACCTATCCCCAAAGATGGTTCCTGTTTCTACAGAGCTGTCTCAGAGCAGTTGTTCAATACGCAGGCATTCCATGACCACCTACAGAAAGCTGTCGAAGAAAAATTGGCTTCGAGTAGTTCGTTTTCAAGTGGCTGCAACAAAGATACCTGCGTTGATTTAAGTTTTAGCTTCGAAGAGAGCGAAGTTTGTGGAAGTTATACAGAAATTAAACTGTTGTCCGACGTATACAAACTAAATTTTTTCATCTATACTGGTATGGATAGTATATATTCCATCTCTAAAACTGATTATACCAagcaaattttattattttttgatggTGTTCACTATGATAGTGTCTACTCAAAGTCATTCCCACCTGAAGCAGCTCTCTGTCAGTCTGTGATTTATGATATTTTGTACCGCAACGTATTTGAAATGCCCACCGAAATTGAAGAGGCTGTGAATATGCTACGGAAACAAAATAAATGCAAGCGTGTTAGAAGCAACAAAAATTTGGCTTGTGACAAGAAAAACGATGTGGAATTCGACTGTGTTGGTTCAAGAAAAGAATGTGAGAATAAAAAACCTAGTCCTCCATTACCTTACAGAGTTGCCAAAGCACTGGATCCAGATATTTTTCGGAATGTTGAATTCGATAACTGGCAAGAAGCTAAAAGAGCTGAGTTATTGGCGAAAAGGCTTTCCGAATTTCAGCCGGGAGATAAATGCCAAGTTTTAATAGACGGAACTGACCGAACATATAATGCTCATGTTCAAGAAATAACTGATGGGGAGGGACATGTTGAAGTATATGTGGAAGAACTTGGTAAGAAATGCCAAGTTGCTTACGACTGTTTAAGACACGTACCTTCAAATGAACGATACCTATTGAAAACCGGTAGAAAGTGCCGAAAAGCAGTAACAATGGTTGTACATATGAATGGTACGAGTCAATTAGTCTCTAGTAATTTGACTACTTCCACTAAAGTCAAAAAATCTGTCGGAAGTCGCCATGCTAAAATCTACACCCAAAAGAAATTGAATACAGCTAATAGAACTAAATTTTCACGCAGTCTTCATAAATATTCTAATAGTTCAAACCCAGAAAACGACGACTATGTTGCAGAGAAAGTAAACAGCGATAAATCTTTaaataaattcaatgaaaatGCTATTTGTGAATGCCATTACTGCAAGCAGCTAGAATACGACCAATCAAATACTGAAATGTTGGTGACTTCGTCTCTACCGCCGACATTGGTAAGCGCTGACGACTCTTCGAGCAGTAGTATGTTTGTAACTGGTGATCAACCACCTCTTACTAATGTAAACAATAACCCGACTTCTCTATCAGCACCTGTAAGTATGACTTCACGAATTTCTATAAATCCTCACATTTGGATTCCTTACTTGGAGCGAGCGAACAGTTTGGTAAATTTCAATGTTGGAGTTTCTCAAGACCCGTGCGGAAGAGACTTACCTTTCTCGGATTTGGCTACTTTAAGATACTTCTACAACCTTGGTTTTGAGTACCACAAAGCTGTCAGCATGTTACAAAACACGAACGTAACCTCTACTTCTACGCCCCAGTCAGTATCCTCTTTTCGCTATAATTCGTCTATGACCGCTCCCGTCCACAGTACACCTGTATATTATCCGGCACAACACACCTACACCCACCAGCTATATGCTATGTATCCACAGAACTTCGCCACAGCTACTGCTC
The Octopus sinensis linkage group LG21, ASM634580v1, whole genome shotgun sequence DNA segment above includes these coding regions:
- the LOC118767399 gene encoding uncharacterized protein LOC118767399: MGDNNLSNVISINNKPRTEVDLYLDSLGLWRKPIPKDGSCFYRAVSEQLFNTQAFHDHLQKAVEEKLASSSSFSSGCNKDTCVDLSFSFEESEVCGSYTEIKLLSDVYKLNFFIYTGMDSIYSISKTDYTKQILLFFDGVHYDSVYSKSFPPEAALCQSVIYDILYRNVFEMPTEIEEAVNMLRKQNKCKRVRSNKNLACDKKNDVEFDCVGSRKECENKKPSPPLPYRVAKALDPDIFRNVEFDNWQEAKRAELLAKRLSEFQPGDKCQVLIDGTDRTYNAHVQEITDGEGHVEVYVEELGKKCQVAYDCLRHVPSNERYLLKTGRKCRKAVTMVVHMNGTSQLVSSNLTTSTKVKKSVGSRHAKIYTQKKLNTANRTKFSRSLHKYSNSSNPENDDYVAEKVNSDKSLNKFNENAICECHYCKQLEYDQSNTEMLVTSSLPPTLVSADDSSSSSMFVTGDQPPLTNVNNNPTSLSAPVSMTSRISINPHIWIPYLERANSLVNFNVGVSQDPCGRDLPFSDLATLRYFYNLGFEYHKAVSMLQNTNVTSTSTPQSVSSFRYNSSMTAPVHSTPVYYPAQHTYTHQLYAMYPQNFATATALSTGQSSQTPFIPCIAYMQNVQYSGNTLPSQ